Proteins encoded together in one Puniceicoccus vermicola window:
- a CDS encoding IS256 family transposase: ERGLRRIDLAISDKAAGLIEVLPEFYPQAKWQRCVFHFHKNILHKVPKQKREEVIPMLKAIHAQEDAKSAREKAVAIVDKLEAMKLGSAAGILLNGIDESLTYYQFPREHHRSIRTNNLLERIMKEIRRRTRVVGSFPDGKSALMLACARLRYIATKSWSDTRKYMDMTKLEETELQQTA, from the coding sequence GAGCGGGGGCTGCGCCGGATCGACCTGGCGATCTCCGATAAGGCTGCGGGGTTGATCGAGGTCTTACCGGAGTTTTATCCGCAAGCCAAATGGCAACGGTGCGTGTTCCACTTCCACAAAAACATCCTGCACAAAGTGCCCAAACAAAAGCGAGAGGAAGTCATCCCCATGCTCAAGGCAATCCATGCTCAGGAAGACGCTAAGAGCGCCCGCGAAAAAGCCGTTGCCATAGTCGACAAACTCGAAGCCATGAAACTCGGATCGGCGGCCGGGATCCTTTTGAACGGAATCGACGAATCGCTCACCTACTACCAGTTCCCCAGAGAGCATCATCGTAGTATCCGGACGAACAACTTGCTTGAAAGAATCATGAAGGAAATCCGGCGAAGAACCCGAGTCGTCGGAAGCTTCCCGGATGGGAAAAGCGCTCTCATGCTCGCCTGCGCCAGACTCCGCTACATCGCCACCAAATCCTGGTCCGATACCCGCAAATATATGGATATGACCAAGCTGGAGGAAACCGAACTTCAACAAACTGCCTGA